The following proteins are co-located in the Microcystis wesenbergii NRERC-220 genome:
- a CDS encoding HAD family hydrolase, whose product MSQSPRILALDFDGVLCDGMIEYFQISKRTYETLWPETIPEDFFPRFSQLRPVIETGWEMPLLLRSLVLGIPDEEALNNWPSIAQNILEREKIAKKVLSNALDGLRDRWIESDLESWLTLHRFYQPAINRLASLLDSDFLVYIITTKESRFVKQLLQKVAINFPAARLIGKEIKQPKYLTIQQILANLPESPANLWFVEDRLDALELVEQQADLNDVGLYLADWGYNTAQMRQKVAQDTRIKLLSLSQFAADFTHW is encoded by the coding sequence ATGAGTCAATCCCCCCGTATTCTAGCACTCGATTTTGATGGTGTTCTTTGTGATGGCATGATCGAGTATTTTCAGATTAGCAAACGCACCTATGAAACCCTTTGGCCGGAAACAATTCCCGAGGATTTTTTCCCGAGGTTTTCGCAACTTCGTCCAGTTATCGAAACCGGTTGGGAAATGCCTTTACTGTTGCGATCGCTCGTTCTCGGTATTCCCGACGAGGAAGCTTTAAATAATTGGCCGTCAATTGCTCAAAATATACTAGAAAGGGAGAAAATAGCGAAAAAAGTTCTCTCAAATGCTCTCGATGGTCTTAGGGATCGATGGATTGAGTCGGATCTAGAGTCTTGGTTAACTTTACACCGATTTTATCAACCCGCGATCAATCGCCTCGCCTCTCTTTTAGACTCGGATTTTTTGGTTTATATCATCACTACCAAAGAAAGCCGTTTTGTCAAGCAATTGTTACAAAAAGTAGCAATTAATTTTCCGGCAGCGAGATTAATTGGCAAGGAAATTAAACAGCCGAAATACCTGACTATTCAGCAAATACTGGCTAATTTACCCGAATCTCCCGCTAATTTGTGGTTTGTCGAGGATCGTCTCGATGCGTTGGAATTAGTGGAGCAACAAGCAGATTTAAACGATGTGGGCTTATATTTAGCCGATTGGGGATATAATACCGCTCAAATGCGCCAAAAGGTCGCTCAAGATACCCGCATTAAGCTGTTATCCCTATCTCAATTTGCGGCAGACTTTACCCACTGGTAG